One window from the genome of Bacteroidales bacterium encodes:
- a CDS encoding S41 family peptidase produces MKKVNIILFFSIFLLINQGFSQIFNDNIYKLSKVLDLVNRYYVDTVNQTDLVEDVIVKTLKSLDPHSVYISKDEVKEMNEPLQGSFDGIGIQFNILNDTIIVISPISGGPSEKLGIMANDRIIIIEDENVAGIGMSTKGVRDRLLGKKGTKVKIGIKRKGEKELLDFVITRDKIPIFSLDAAYMIEDNIGYIKLNRFSATTIKEFRDALTKLQEHNIENLILDLSNNGGGYLNTAIDLADEFLENRKLIVYTEGISSSKYEYLATSNGNFEKGKIIIIIDEGSASASEIVSGAVQDWDRGIIIGRRSFGKGLVQRPFYLPDGSMIRLTVARYYTPTGRLIQKSYDKGAKEYHKDLINRYNNGELSNKDSIHFPDSLKYQTLNNKRYVYGGGGIMPDIFIPIDTTSYSDYYRDLIRKGLLNQFILQFMDNNRKYLKNKYANFSDFNSKYDVDDKMMIDLIEYAEQKELEKNEKEFNISKEHIRIHIKALIARNLWGISEYFQIINTLDTAFKKAIEVIKDDKLYKNKLTKQFAEID; encoded by the coding sequence ATGAAGAAAGTAAATATTATATTGTTTTTTTCAATATTCTTACTAATTAATCAGGGATTTTCACAAATTTTTAATGACAATATTTACAAGTTAAGCAAAGTGCTTGATCTTGTAAACAGATATTATGTTGATACTGTTAATCAGACAGACCTTGTTGAAGATGTAATAGTTAAAACATTAAAAAGCCTTGATCCTCATTCTGTCTATATTTCAAAGGATGAAGTAAAAGAAATGAACGAGCCATTGCAAGGAAGTTTTGATGGAATAGGGATACAATTTAATATTTTAAATGATACAATTATTGTAATATCACCTATTTCCGGTGGTCCCTCAGAAAAATTAGGTATTATGGCAAATGACAGAATTATTATAATTGAAGATGAAAATGTAGCAGGAATTGGCATGTCAACAAAAGGAGTCAGAGACAGGTTACTTGGTAAAAAAGGAACAAAAGTAAAAATTGGAATAAAGCGTAAAGGCGAGAAAGAATTGCTTGATTTTGTAATAACAAGAGACAAAATACCTATTTTTAGTTTAGATGCTGCTTATATGATTGAAGATAATATTGGTTATATTAAATTAAACAGGTTTTCTGCTACAACTATAAAAGAATTCAGGGATGCACTTACGAAACTACAAGAACATAATATTGAAAACCTCATATTAGACCTTTCAAATAATGGTGGAGGATATTTGAATACAGCTATTGATCTTGCTGATGAATTTCTTGAGAACAGAAAATTGATTGTTTACACAGAAGGAATTAGTAGTTCTAAATATGAATATTTGGCAACTTCAAATGGAAATTTTGAAAAAGGAAAAATTATTATAATAATTGACGAGGGTTCTGCTTCTGCCAGCGAAATTGTTTCAGGTGCAGTTCAGGATTGGGACAGAGGAATTATTATAGGTAGAAGGTCATTTGGTAAAGGTCTTGTGCAACGCCCATTTTATTTACCCGATGGTTCAATGATAAGATTAACAGTAGCACGATATTATACACCAACAGGACGACTTATTCAAAAATCTTATGATAAAGGTGCGAAAGAATATCATAAAGATCTTATTAACAGGTATAATAACGGAGAATTATCTAATAAAGACAGTATTCATTTCCCCGATTCATTAAAGTACCAAACATTAAATAACAAAAGGTATGTTTATGGCGGCGGTGGAATTATGCCAGATATTTTTATACCAATAGATACCACATCATATTCAGATTATTACAGAGATCTAATAAGAAAAGGTTTACTAAACCAATTTATTTTACAGTTTATGGATAATAACCGTAAGTATCTTAAAAATAAATATGCAAATTTTAGTGATTTTAACAGCAAATACGATGTTGATGATAAAATGATGATTGATTTGATTGAATATGCGGAACAAAAAGAATTAGAAAAGAATGAAAAGGAATTCAATATTTCAAAAGAACATATCAGAATACATATTAAAGCGCTAATTGCAAGGAACTTATGGGGTATAAGTGAATATTTCCAGATAATAAATACTTTAGATACTGCATTTAAAAAAGCTATTGAAGTAATAAAAGATGATAAATTATATAAAAATAAACTAACTAAACAATTTGCCGAAATTGATTGA
- a CDS encoding nicotinamide mononucleotide transporter: MFDTILNWLIQNYIEVLGTVTGLIYLVFSIRQNILLWPLGILTSALYILVFFQSKFYADMGLQVYYLFISFYGWYNWLYGNPESNDTSLKVTRASKMLLIKLIPVSIIIFAVISFILVKFTDSPLPYWDAFTTAASIIATWMLAKKIIEHWLIWIVVDAVSMGLYIYKDLYPTTLLFFVYTSMAILGYITWKKELQKIEQTI, translated from the coding sequence ATGTTCGATACTATTCTAAACTGGCTCATACAAAATTATATTGAAGTATTAGGAACAGTTACCGGCTTAATTTATCTTGTATTCTCAATAAGACAAAATATTTTGTTATGGCCGCTCGGTATATTAACCTCTGCCTTGTATATCCTTGTCTTTTTTCAATCGAAATTTTATGCAGATATGGGATTACAAGTTTACTATTTGTTTATTAGCTTTTATGGCTGGTATAATTGGTTATACGGTAATCCTGAATCAAATGACACATCACTAAAAGTTACAAGAGCATCAAAAATGTTGTTAATAAAATTAATTCCCGTTTCAATAATAATTTTTGCAGTAATTTCTTTTATATTGGTTAAATTCACTGATTCTCCTTTACCATATTGGGATGCATTTACAACCGCTGCAAGCATAATAGCAACATGGATGCTTGCAAAAAAAATTATTGAGCACTGGTTAATATGGATAGTAGTTGATGCGGTATCAATGGGACTATATATATATAAAGATTTATATCCCACAACATTACTGTTTTTTGTATATACATCTATGGCAATTTTAGGATATATTACATGGAAAAAAGAACTTCAAAAAATAGAACAGACAATATAA
- a CDS encoding ATP-binding protein, giving the protein MEKRTSKNRTDNIIKIVIIGPESTGKTKLAQSLAEHYNTIWIPEYAREYVENLNRSYEYSDIEIIAKKQVQQEKEYIVKAKNILFLDTDLIITKVWFDFVYKKCPEWISKEIAESNVKLYLLCNTDIEWKPDPVRENEKLREKLFNTYKKEIEHFDFQYKVISGKGNERLDNAIKYIDNLLREMIK; this is encoded by the coding sequence ATGGAAAAAAGAACTTCAAAAAATAGAACAGACAATATAATAAAGATTGTAATAATTGGTCCTGAATCAACAGGAAAAACAAAGCTTGCACAAAGTCTTGCGGAACATTACAATACGATATGGATTCCCGAATATGCACGCGAATATGTTGAAAACCTTAATCGCTCTTATGAATATTCTGATATTGAGATTATTGCAAAAAAACAAGTTCAACAAGAAAAGGAATATATAGTAAAAGCAAAAAATATACTATTTCTTGATACTGATTTAATTATTACAAAGGTATGGTTTGATTTTGTTTACAAAAAATGTCCTGAATGGATATCTAAAGAAATTGCTGAATCAAATGTAAAGCTTTATTTATTATGCAATACAGATATTGAATGGAAACCTGACCCTGTAAGAGAAAATGAAAAATTACGTGAAAAATTATTTAATACCTATAAAAAAGAAATAGAACATTTTGATTTCCAATATAAAGTTATTTCAGGAAAAGGAAACGAAAGATTAGATAATGCAATAAAATATATTGATAATTTACTAAGGGAAATGATAAAATGA
- a CDS encoding glutamine synthetase, translating into MRDAEIILNPNRIVKHLKKPASEFTKYDIIRYIEEKEIEFLNFRYVGDDGKLKSLNFVINNKDHLDILLSTGERVDGSSLFSFIETGESDLYVIPRFKTAFVNPFSEFSTIDILCGFYTRDGKPLESAPEYILRKAITKFRKTTGYNFKAMGELEYYVVSEKGHMYPAVDQKGYHASPPFTNFGYIRKEAMSLISQCGGQIKYGHSEVGNFTTEFEAYEQHEIEFLPVDVEDAVDQLVIAKWILRMLGNEYGVNISFAPKITVGKAGSGLHIHMLLEKDGKNIMVEGQEIGNTAKKMIAGILDLASPLTAFGNTIPTSYLRLVPHQEAPTNICWGDRNRSVLVRVPLGWIADTSMIKHANPQETSIIPYVPGKQTIELRSGDGSADIYHYLSAIIIAVQHGLEMPNALEIAEKLYMDVNIFDEKHKDKLAKLEHLPTSCWESAEVLEKYRSYFEKDNVFPAGTINRFIKHLKSFDDKDLSEKLYGKKDEIKKLVEKYLHCM; encoded by the coding sequence ATGAGAGATGCTGAAATTATATTAAATCCTAACAGGATTGTAAAACACTTAAAAAAACCTGCAAGTGAATTTACAAAATATGATATTATAAGATATATTGAAGAAAAAGAAATTGAATTTCTAAACTTCAGATATGTTGGTGATGACGGTAAATTAAAATCCCTGAATTTTGTTATTAACAATAAAGACCACCTTGATATACTTTTATCAACAGGAGAAAGAGTGGATGGCTCAAGCCTTTTTTCATTTATTGAAACAGGGGAAAGTGATTTGTATGTTATTCCAAGATTTAAAACTGCTTTTGTAAATCCTTTTTCAGAATTTTCAACAATAGATATTTTATGCGGATTTTATACAAGAGACGGTAAACCATTAGAAAGTGCGCCTGAATATATTTTAAGAAAAGCCATTACTAAATTCAGAAAAACAACAGGATATAATTTTAAAGCAATGGGAGAATTGGAATATTATGTTGTTAGTGAAAAGGGACATATGTATCCTGCTGTTGATCAGAAAGGATATCATGCTTCGCCACCTTTTACGAATTTCGGATATATAAGAAAAGAAGCCATGAGTTTAATTTCACAATGTGGGGGACAAATAAAATACGGTCATTCAGAAGTAGGAAATTTTACAACAGAATTTGAAGCATACGAACAACATGAAATAGAATTTTTACCTGTTGATGTAGAAGATGCTGTTGATCAACTTGTTATTGCAAAATGGATTTTAAGAATGCTTGGTAATGAATATGGTGTTAATATAAGTTTTGCTCCTAAAATTACTGTGGGGAAAGCCGGTAGCGGACTTCATATCCATATGCTGTTGGAAAAAGACGGGAAAAATATTATGGTTGAGGGACAAGAAATAGGCAATACCGCAAAAAAAATGATTGCCGGAATTTTAGACCTTGCCTCACCGCTTACAGCATTTGGAAATACTATTCCAACATCATATTTAAGACTTGTACCACATCAGGAAGCACCGACAAATATATGCTGGGGCGACAGGAACCGGTCAGTTTTAGTTCGAGTACCATTAGGATGGATTGCTGATACAAGTATGATAAAACATGCAAATCCACAAGAAACAAGTATAATTCCATATGTTCCGGGAAAACAAACAATTGAACTACGTTCAGGTGATGGTTCGGCAGATATTTATCATTATTTATCTGCAATTATTATTGCTGTACAACATGGTTTGGAAATGCCAAATGCACTTGAAATTGCTGAAAAACTTTATATGGATGTAAATATTTTCGATGAAAAACATAAAGATAAGCTTGCAAAACTTGAACATTTACCAACTTCGTGTTGGGAATCTGCCGAAGTACTCGAAAAATACCGCTCATATTTTGAAAAGGACAATGTTTTTCCTGCCGGAACTATAAACAGGTTTATCAAACATCTGAAATCATTTGATGATAAAGACCTAAGCGAAAAATTATACGGTAAAAAGGATGAAATAAAAAAACTGGTAGAAAAATATTTACATTGTATGTAA
- a CDS encoding protein-L-isoaspartate(D-aspartate) O-methyltransferase codes for MIDSYRHKGLRQKLVETINNKGIIDEKVLEAIGKVPRHLFMESGFVDFAYKDNAFPIGAGQTISQPFTVAYQTELLKIKEGDKVLEIGTGSGYQTAILLELGCKVYTIERKKELYLKVQTLLSQLGYKPHFFYGDGYQGQPTYGPYDKILITAAANSVPEKLKKQLKIGGIIVIPLGGSYSQTMCSVEKISENDYITTKHGEFVFVPLLKGKS; via the coding sequence ATGATTGATTCATACCGACATAAGGGTTTACGTCAAAAGCTTGTTGAAACAATTAATAACAAAGGTATTATAGATGAAAAAGTTTTAGAAGCTATTGGAAAAGTTCCAAGACATTTATTTATGGAAAGCGGATTTGTAGATTTTGCTTATAAAGATAATGCTTTTCCGATAGGTGCCGGGCAAACAATTTCACAACCGTTTACTGTTGCATATCAAACCGAACTGCTAAAAATAAAAGAAGGTGATAAAGTTCTTGAAATTGGTACGGGGTCAGGTTATCAAACTGCAATATTACTTGAATTGGGTTGTAAGGTTTATACAATTGAACGAAAAAAGGAATTGTATCTTAAAGTACAAACTTTATTATCTCAATTAGGATATAAACCCCATTTCTTTTATGGTGACGGATATCAAGGGCAACCGACATACGGACCATATGATAAAATTTTAATAACAGCAGCTGCCAACTCTGTGCCTGAAAAACTTAAAAAACAACTAAAGATTGGCGGTATAATAGTTATACCTTTAGGTGGTTCATATAGCCAGACAATGTGTTCTGTTGAAAAGATAAGCGAAAATGATTATATCACAACAAAACATGGTGAATTTGTTTTTGTACCGTTGTTAAAAGGGAAATCGTAA
- a CDS encoding aromatic amino acid lyase: MSNKTIDNSLIIEVGNKKLYLDDFNRILFYGNKIKIHKEAKNKVVLCYNFLADFLKDKIIYGINTGFGPMAQYRIKEKDKKELQYNLIRSHSAGAGNMLTETYVKATMLARLNSLLQGYSGIHVEVVELLASLINNDIYPFIPEHGGVGASGDLVQLAHLALILIGEGEVLYKGELISTKKAFKKYNLKPIDIHIREGLSLINGTSVMTGIGITNIIFAKKLLNWSVIASSMLNEIVESYNDHFSKELNDVKKHEGQCKIAKMMRNITNDSLLIRKRHEHLFNKETNIDFLEQKVQEHYSLRCVPQILGPVLETINNVENTLINELNSVSDNPVIDVKNKNIFHGGNFHGDYVSLEMDKLKISITKLSILAERQLNFMLNHKINNILPPFVNLGKLGLNLGMQGAQFTATSTTAENQMLSNPMYVHNIPNNNDNQDIVSMGTNSALIAKKVIENSFEVIAIEFITIVQAIDYLKQENKLSKFSNDIYKKIRAIVPVFKEDSTKYKDINNIKEFLLKNHINID; this comes from the coding sequence ATGAGTAATAAAACTATTGATAATAGTTTAATAATTGAAGTAGGAAATAAAAAGTTATATCTTGACGATTTTAACAGGATTTTATTTTATGGGAACAAGATAAAAATTCATAAGGAAGCGAAAAACAAAGTTGTTTTATGTTATAATTTTCTGGCTGATTTCTTAAAGGATAAGATTATTTATGGAATAAATACAGGTTTTGGGCCAATGGCTCAATACAGAATTAAAGAAAAAGACAAAAAAGAACTACAATATAATTTAATTCGAAGTCATTCTGCAGGTGCCGGTAATATGTTAACGGAAACATATGTTAAAGCCACAATGCTTGCAAGGTTAAATTCCCTTTTACAAGGATACTCAGGTATTCATGTTGAAGTAGTTGAACTCTTAGCTTCCTTAATTAATAATGATATATATCCATTTATTCCGGAACATGGCGGAGTTGGAGCAAGTGGTGATTTGGTGCAATTAGCTCATTTAGCTCTTATATTAATCGGAGAAGGCGAAGTATTATATAAAGGAGAACTAATTTCTACAAAAAAAGCTTTTAAAAAGTATAATTTAAAACCAATTGATATTCACATTAGAGAAGGATTATCCTTAATAAATGGAACTTCTGTAATGACAGGGATAGGAATTACTAATATTATTTTTGCAAAAAAACTGTTAAACTGGTCAGTTATTGCATCATCAATGCTTAATGAAATTGTTGAATCATACAATGACCATTTTTCAAAGGAATTAAATGATGTAAAAAAGCATGAAGGGCAATGTAAAATTGCAAAAATGATGCGAAATATTACTAATGATAGTTTATTAATTCGAAAAAGGCATGAACATCTTTTTAATAAAGAAACTAATATTGATTTCCTTGAGCAAAAAGTGCAAGAACATTATTCTTTAAGATGTGTGCCTCAAATTCTCGGACCTGTTTTAGAAACAATTAATAATGTTGAGAATACACTTATTAATGAACTAAATTCAGTTAGTGATAATCCTGTTATAGATGTTAAAAATAAAAACATATTTCATGGTGGCAATTTTCATGGAGACTATGTATCACTGGAAATGGATAAACTTAAAATATCAATTACCAAATTATCAATTTTAGCAGAACGGCAATTAAATTTTATGTTGAATCATAAAATTAATAATATTTTACCCCCTTTTGTAAACTTAGGAAAATTAGGATTGAACTTAGGTATGCAGGGAGCACAATTTACTGCAACATCTACTACAGCAGAAAATCAGATGTTGTCAAATCCTATGTATGTTCATAATATTCCTAACAATAATGATAATCAGGATATTGTGAGTATGGGAACAAATTCTGCATTAATTGCAAAAAAGGTAATTGAGAACTCATTTGAAGTTATAGCTATTGAATTTATTACTATTGTTCAGGCAATAGATTATTTAAAACAAGAAAATAAACTTTCAAAATTTTCAAATGATATTTATAAAAAAATAAGGGCAATTGTACCTGTTTTTAAAGAAGATTCAACAAAATATAAGGACATTAATAATATTAAAGAATTTTTATTAAAAAATCATATTAACATTGATTAA
- the fabG gene encoding 3-oxoacyl-ACP reductase FabG, whose amino-acid sequence MKYALITGGSKGIGKAISLKLAEMGYYILINYNSDKLEAEKTLELVKEKGSNGELLQFDVSDVKVVEESLCNWQNNNKEKYIEVLINNAGYSKDTLMMWMEDSDWNKVISTNLDSFFYVTKFLLKDMLINKFGRIINIVSLSGIKGLPGQTNYSAAKAGVIGATKALAQEIGKKKVTVNAVAPGFIRTDMTKDLDEKELKKMIPVNRFGLPEEVAELVGFLASEKSSYITGEVININGGIYT is encoded by the coding sequence ATGAAGTATGCATTAATTACTGGAGGTTCGAAAGGAATTGGAAAAGCAATAAGCCTGAAATTAGCAGAAATGGGATATTATATTCTAATAAATTACAATTCCGATAAATTAGAGGCAGAAAAAACATTAGAACTTGTTAAGGAAAAAGGAAGCAACGGAGAATTATTACAATTTGATGTTTCAGACGTTAAAGTTGTTGAAGAAAGTTTATGTAACTGGCAAAATAATAATAAAGAAAAATATATTGAAGTTTTGATAAATAATGCAGGTTATAGCAAAGATACTTTAATGATGTGGATGGAAGATAGTGATTGGAATAAAGTAATTAGCACTAATCTTGATAGTTTTTTCTATGTTACTAAATTCCTGCTTAAAGATATGCTTATTAATAAATTTGGACGAATAATCAATATTGTTTCCTTATCCGGTATTAAAGGATTACCGGGACAAACAAATTATTCTGCTGCAAAAGCCGGAGTTATAGGAGCAACAAAGGCTTTAGCTCAGGAAATTGGAAAGAAAAAAGTTACTGTTAACGCTGTAGCACCGGGATTTATCAGAACAGACATGACCAAAGATCTTGATGAAAAAGAATTAAAAAAGATGATTCCCGTTAACAGGTTTGGATTACCGGAAGAGGTTGCTGAGCTTGTAGGATTTTTAGCTTCAGAAAAATCATCATATATAACCGGTGAAGTGATTAATATTAATGGAGGTATATATACATAA
- a CDS encoding beta-ketoacyl-[acyl-carrier-protein] synthase family protein, with the protein MNKRVVITGMGIYSTIGKNLDEVKNSLYNGMSGIGFDSQRKEIGFRSALTGVIERPVLKGVLPRRMRIGLAEQGEYAYMATIEALKGAKIDENFLEKNEVGILYGNDSSAIPVIEAIDIVRKKKDTALIGSGSIFQSMNSTVTMNLSVILKLRGINFTISGACASGSHAIGIGYLFIKGGLQDTIICGGAQEINAYSMGSFDALSAFSIRENEPTKASRPFDANRDGLVPSGGGASIILESYESAKKRGAPILAEVIGYGFSSNGEHISVPNIKGSIVSLERALKDAKISNKEIDYINAHATATPVGDLIEAQAIDKIFGITKPPISSTKSMTGHEMWMGGASEIIYSMIMMQNSFIAPNINFETPDEHSAKLNIITKTKQQNINMFLSNSFGFGGTNSTLIVKKIMGK; encoded by the coding sequence ATGAATAAAAGAGTTGTAATAACCGGTATGGGAATTTATTCCACAATAGGTAAAAATCTTGATGAAGTTAAAAATTCATTATATAATGGAATGTCAGGTATTGGTTTTGATTCTCAAAGAAAAGAAATTGGCTTTCGTTCAGCTTTAACAGGAGTTATTGAACGTCCTGTATTAAAAGGAGTTCTGCCCCGCAGAATGAGAATAGGACTTGCAGAGCAAGGCGAATATGCCTATATGGCTACAATAGAAGCGTTAAAAGGAGCTAAAATTGATGAAAATTTTCTTGAAAAAAATGAAGTAGGTATCTTATATGGGAACGATAGTTCAGCAATACCTGTTATTGAAGCTATTGATATTGTACGGAAAAAAAAAGATACAGCACTTATAGGTTCAGGTTCGATTTTTCAATCAATGAATTCTACAGTTACAATGAATTTATCTGTAATATTAAAACTCAGAGGTATTAATTTTACAATTAGTGGAGCTTGTGCAAGTGGTTCACATGCAATTGGTATAGGATATTTATTTATTAAAGGAGGACTTCAGGATACTATTATTTGTGGTGGAGCACAAGAGATAAATGCTTATTCAATGGGGAGTTTTGATGCACTTAGTGCATTCTCTATTCGTGAAAACGAACCGACTAAAGCATCCCGTCCTTTTGATGCAAACAGAGATGGACTGGTTCCAAGCGGCGGTGGAGCAAGTATAATACTTGAAAGCTATGAATCAGCAAAAAAAAGAGGAGCTCCAATTCTTGCTGAAGTAATAGGTTATGGTTTTTCTTCTAATGGTGAACATATTTCTGTGCCTAATATTAAGGGCTCAATTGTTTCACTTGAAAGAGCCTTAAAAGATGCAAAAATATCAAATAAAGAAATTGATTATATTAATGCTCATGCAACAGCAACACCTGTTGGTGATTTGATAGAAGCTCAAGCAATTGATAAAATATTTGGAATAACAAAACCACCTATTAGTTCTACAAAATCAATGACCGGACATGAAATGTGGATGGGTGGAGCAAGCGAAATTATTTATTCAATGATTATGATGCAGAATTCGTTTATAGCTCCAAATATTAATTTTGAAACACCTGACGAGCATTCTGCTAAACTTAATATTATCACAAAAACCAAACAACAGAATATTAATATGTTTCTTTCTAACTCATTTGGTTTTGGAGGAACAAATTCAACATTAATTGTTAAAAAAATTATGGGAAAATAA
- a CDS encoding acyl carrier protein — protein MQKEEVISIINEFLIDEFELEESQVVPEALLKQDLEIESLDFVDIVVIIEKKFSFKVKGEEMIDVKTLQDLYDYIIERVK, from the coding sequence ATGCAAAAAGAAGAAGTTATATCAATAATTAACGAATTTCTTATTGATGAATTTGAATTAGAAGAATCTCAAGTTGTTCCCGAAGCATTGTTAAAACAAGATTTGGAAATTGAAAGCCTTGATTTCGTTGATATTGTTGTAATTATTGAGAAAAAATTTAGTTTTAAGGTTAAAGGTGAAGAGATGATTGATGTAAAAACTTTACAAGACCTTTACGATTATATAATTGAAAGAGTTAAATAG
- a CDS encoding acyltransferase: MTSWEGKTRGGVAGYKSFIFIIKYLGLPFAYFVLRFIVIYFLLFSPKGVRSMYLYFKKILKYNFFISIIKIIQNYYIFGQVLIDKLVVLGGFSNKFTYDFEGEEHLRAMVKDGGILLGAHIGNWEVAGHLLKRLETKINIVMFDREHQRIKNLLEKSLGKKNLNIIAIKNDFSHLFKIKEVLQNKEMVAIHGDRVFPGTKSLRCKFLGKNAFFPTGPLYLASKYGVPVSFVTAMKETNTHYHFYASCPNYYKYPGNLKKRNEKLKEMLNVYIKEMEKVIYEYPTQWFNYYDFWA; this comes from the coding sequence ATGACTTCATGGGAAGGTAAAACAAGAGGCGGGGTTGCCGGATATAAATCATTTATTTTTATTATTAAATATTTAGGTTTGCCATTTGCTTATTTTGTATTAAGATTCATTGTCATATATTTTTTATTATTTTCTCCAAAGGGTGTACGGTCTATGTATTTGTATTTCAAAAAAATATTGAAATACAATTTTTTTATTTCTATAATTAAAATAATTCAGAATTACTATATTTTTGGTCAGGTATTAATTGATAAATTAGTTGTACTTGGTGGTTTTTCTAATAAATTTACTTATGACTTTGAAGGAGAGGAGCATCTCAGAGCTATGGTAAAAGACGGTGGAATATTGCTTGGCGCTCATATTGGTAATTGGGAAGTTGCCGGACATTTATTAAAACGCCTTGAAACAAAGATTAATATAGTGATGTTTGATAGAGAGCATCAGAGAATAAAAAATTTACTTGAAAAATCATTAGGAAAAAAAAACCTGAACATTATTGCTATTAAAAATGATTTTTCTCATCTTTTCAAAATTAAGGAGGTATTACAAAATAAAGAAATGGTTGCAATTCATGGAGATAGGGTATTTCCGGGAACAAAATCATTAAGATGTAAGTTTCTTGGCAAAAATGCTTTTTTTCCTACAGGACCATTATATCTTGCCAGTAAATATGGTGTGCCTGTATCATTTGTTACTGCCATGAAAGAAACTAATACTCATTACCATTTTTATGCAAGTTGCCCAAATTATTATAAGTATCCCGGTAATCTGAAAAAAAGAAATGAAAAATTAAAAGAAATGCTTAATGTGTATATTAAAGAAATGGAAAAAGTCATTTATGAATATCCAACTCAATGGTTCAATTATTACGATTTTTGGGCATAA
- a CDS encoding methyltransferase domain-containing protein, which translates to MSKNFGSDKKSALQSKFDAQKIAFAPVMFQAAKAMRDLGILELLMNNRKKGADIEYISEQLNLPVYGVKVLLEAGLSLEMVRLEDEKYLLTKTGYFILRDELTRVNMDFVNDVNYKGMFFLQDAIKSGKPEGLKVFGKWDTVYEALSELPPKVQESWFNFDHYYSDYAFPDILPIIFEDKPEKILDIGGNTGKFAIKCVEYSDKVNVIILDLPGQLKVADKNIKEHGFEKRIKGHHINLLEHSNPFPKEYDIIWMSQFLDCFSQEDVYQLLKRAYEAMDNNSSLYIMETYWDNQKFEASTYSLHATSLYFTCIANGCSQMYHTEDMLKLIEKAGLFVEKEFNDIGVSHTLYKCKKK; encoded by the coding sequence ATGAGTAAAAATTTTGGTTCAGATAAAAAGTCGGCTTTACAATCCAAATTCGATGCACAAAAAATTGCATTTGCTCCTGTAATGTTTCAGGCAGCAAAAGCAATGAGAGATTTGGGAATACTTGAATTATTGATGAATAATCGTAAAAAAGGTGCTGATATTGAATATATATCAGAACAACTCAATTTACCGGTTTATGGTGTTAAAGTTTTACTGGAAGCAGGATTAAGTTTGGAAATGGTACGCTTAGAAGATGAAAAATATTTATTGACAAAAACAGGATATTTTATTTTGAGAGATGAACTAACCCGTGTAAATATGGATTTTGTAAATGATGTAAATTACAAAGGCATGTTCTTTCTTCAGGATGCAATTAAATCCGGCAAACCGGAAGGATTAAAAGTTTTTGGAAAATGGGATACTGTGTATGAAGCATTATCAGAGTTGCCACCAAAAGTTCAGGAAAGTTGGTTTAATTTTGACCATTATTATTCCGATTATGCATTTCCTGATATATTACCAATAATATTTGAAGACAAACCGGAAAAAATTCTTGATATTGGTGGAAATACAGGAAAATTTGCAATTAAATGTGTTGAATATTCCGATAAGGTAAATGTAATTATTCTTGATTTGCCGGGGCAACTTAAAGTAGCTGATAAAAATATTAAGGAACATGGTTTTGAAAAAAGAATAAAAGGGCATCATATAAATTTACTTGAGCATTCAAATCCTTTTCCAAAAGAATATGATATTATCTGGATGAGCCAATTCCTTGATTGTTTCTCACAAGAAGATGTATATCAATTGTTGAAACGTGCTTATGAGGCGATGGATAATAATTCATCCCTTTATATTATGGAAACATATTGGGATAATCAAAAATTTGAAGCTTCTACTTATAGCTTACATGCAACATCATTGTATTTTACATGTATAGCAAATGGATGTAGTCAAATGTATCATACCGAAGATATGCTAAAATTAATTGAGAAAGCAGGGCTATTTGTTGAAAAGGAATTTAATGATATTGGTGTTAGCCATACATTATACAAGTGTAAGAAAAAATAA